One Hippopotamus amphibius kiboko isolate mHipAmp2 chromosome 12, mHipAmp2.hap2, whole genome shotgun sequence genomic window, ctgccaatgcaggggacatgggttcgagccctgctctgggaagattccacatgccacagagcaactaagcccgtgtgccacaactattaagcctgtgctctaaagcttatgagccacaactattgagcccatgtgccgcaactattgaagcccatgcacctagagcccatgctctgcaacaagagaagccactacaacgaggagcccgtgcaccacaatgaagagtagcccccgcttgcatcaactagagaaagcccgtgtgcagcaaggaagaccctacgcagccaataaataaaataaattcattaaaaaaatattaaaaatgtttgcgtgtcaaaggacattatcaagacaGTAAAAAGGCTTTGTTTTCTCCATGTctctcagaattggagaaaacatttgcaaatcatatctgataagagattaatatccagaatatataaagaactcctacaactcaaacaaaccacctaattaaaaaatgggccaaggacaaagagatttctccaaagacacacaAATAgttaataagcacataaaaagatggtcaacatcactaatcattaaagaaatgcaaacccaAACCACAATATGATACCACTGTACacctattaaattttaaaaatggtgatgTATGtgttttaaaggacttttatatTATGTTAGGTGGGAAAAAACAGATTACAAAATTGTATGTACAGTAAGATcacttttctgtttaaaaacaaacttcttgCCCACATGAGCCCAAGAAAGGCTTCGGGTTTCATCTTGGGGCCAGAACACCACGTGTTCCCTGCCTGTGAGAAAGGCTGGGAAAGTAAGTATTCAATTCTTCCCTCAGTAGGAGAGGAGACCAGGGGAGGGGTCAGCTGAGAATCAGGACTGATCAAGCCACTACCACAGCAGAGACAGAGGTCTTGGAACTTTCTCTGATCCTTTTCCTTCTGTACCAGTTAGAAAGTGACACTAGCCAGGTCTGCTGGGGTACAAAAGATGTAAGCGTTTCTCAAGAAGACAAACTATTACTAGGCAAAATGCCAGCAAGCGTCATCTAATACAATATTGTTTGGACTGAAAATTCTATTTGCTTGAGCTTCTCAGTTTGAGTAAGCTTATCTATCTGCCTACTTATCAGTCCTGCCCCAGTAAACAGTGCAGATTAAGAATGTCTTCAAAGGGGAGGACATGACAGCATTCTTTCCCCAAAGAGGTGTTGCACTAGTATAACCTAGTTCACAGCACTGCAGTACTGTCCTCCAAGGATTAACAGGGGTTGACTGTATTTGTAATACAAAAAGTGCCATGAAAtgctaacttaaaaaaattaaaaacacaacaacGACAGAGTGGAGAGAGCACTGGGCTGGGGGTCGGGTTCTGCCACTTGTCACCCAAGTCCTCCTCCATTCCACACAACCCTGCATCTGTGCGGCAGGCACTGGGCTACGTGCTGGAGGCAGGAATAGGAGAGGGGAAGATGCCAGATATAGGACACAATGTTTGTCTCGAGAAGATGATCTTTTTTTCAGGCAACCCCCTTAATCTCGCAATCCTCAGCTTTTTCACCCATAACTCAAAGACATTACCATTCTCAAAGTGTTATTAGATGACAGGGCGGGATACTGCAACCTCAGTGCCCTTGACGTTTAGGGGGATAGTGCCTTGCTgtggggggctgccctgtgcactgCAGGATATTCAGTGGTATCCCTGGGCTCTACCTACCTGATGCCCCCCGCCACGGCTTCTACACCAGTTATGGCAACCCAAACTGTCCACAGACATTACCGAATGTCCTCCAGGGCAAAATCACTCCCAGCTGAGAACCTCTGAAATACAGTGACATCTATGAAAGCATTTAGAAAGGCATAAAGCCCCAAATCAGCTCAGTATTAACGTAAATCCATTTGTAAGACTacttgtcaaagaaaaaaatcctttaaagaatttatagtttccttaggaatgttttctctatttttatgtattttgcctACCGTTAGAAGTTGTTCAGGGCTTTTTGGTTCATTTTCTTTACCCCAACAAAGCATCTTCAttagtacatatttttttaatttatcactgTAGTAACATGACAGTCAGAGTCAAACATATTTGCCATCTCTACAAAGCAGAAATTTTATCCAAAATCAAAGTATTCTGTGCCTACCTTTTAAGGACAAAGGATTGGATCTTGTGAATTCCGTGTTTGATGGCTTGTGCTGTTTACGAACTCCTAAGTATTCCTTCACTCTTGAGTCAATGGTTTCTTTTAACAGTAAACAGACTTcctaaagtaaattaaaaaattagatataACTTTCTAAtttaacaaaatgcaaaaaagtCACTATCATGCATATTAAAAGGCCAAAAgcaaacatttcattttgtttgctttttcatttagcTATGGATGAATGAAGGCATTTGATATGTGCTCACAGATAACGCTGCAGATTTAAATTTGCGACTGATCTTTGCTTGAAACCATGATGTTGGCCTACTCTGTGATCTAGGAAAtacatttcatttctctctgcCTGAGTTTCACATTTACAGAAGGAAGATAAAAACACCTCAGTGTAAAAATCAGTACAATGAGGTGACAAATTCAGTGATGTAAAGACGGTTTTTGTGTAAATATCAACCTCTAACCTCCGGCTGGAGGTGGGAGCGCCAGAGATGGGCCCACTGGGCGGGGACTGTGGACCAGGAGGAGCTGGGAGCCAGGGCACAGTCAGAGGGAACCCCAAAGCAGTCAATGGGGGGCAGCCCCCCATGGTTTCATATGGGGACACAAGGCACAACGTCACCagatctttccatttgtttaagaGGAACTAGAGAcagtgatttttatataaaaatttcccatttttcaaaTCTGGTTCATGAAACTTTTAATATCTAAACAAACACCGTAATTTATTAGTTTCTGCGGTTTACAAATCTATTGAAAAGGAACAGTACTGAATAGAGAACCGGAAATCAGGAGTCTGATTTTCTTCCACATGCTTGATGATACCGTATATACTTTTATGAAAACTGTATTATATTCATCTATtcatgggaaaaataatttaacttctaATATTGCTCAAAAGTAGATTAATATTTATTAGGCAACAGAAACACATGGTTTTAATTCAATGTCAACACCCCATACTACTAGCAAATTTCTGGAGCTACTGTTTTATATACCAGTGTTAttgataaaaagaaacacaaaactttAAAAGTCCAACTGCACCGTGGGATGACACTGCCATTTTAGCTACACTACCAGAAAAACATAACCTGatgtagggaaagaaaaaaactgcccaCAAATGGAAATTTCTTAACTGAGATTAAGAACTGATGCATAAGGACGGATAATTCTGGTTCAGTTCCTGAGGACTCTGCAGAAGGCTCAGAGTTTCCAGGTCACCTCAAACCTGTTTCACTGGTTTCCCACAATGCCATCTCAGGTTGATCTCTTAGAATCttcataaattaaaatgaggACAGAGTTGTAAACTGCTTCGAAGGGCAATGAGAGCCAAACTTTTCTTTTGTTGCAAATATGTGTACTCCTCAAACTGTATAGAAAACCCTTGACTTAAATGACAAACATGAGTTTCTTGATAAAATACAAACACTGGtctcctctctcctgctctcgTTTTGCAGCCCAAAGACGCAGTGCCTTGTGGAATACAGGGTATTCGTTTACAGCTGAGGGTTTTGGCATTGTTCACGCAACAGAAAGGCAGCCTTGCCTTGTACTGTTGTTTTAACAATTAAAGAATTTTGCTTCACATGCAGTGTTCAACGATGACTGAGCTAGGAAATATGTGAAAGACATACATGGAAACAAGGATTGTTAAAATTTGACCATAAATGCCCTATAAGGCCAGAACTAAAAATAGTACAACAAAAATAAAGCCAAggcccatacacacacactctctccctATAGTTACGGGGCTTTCCTTCCATGAGTCAGGTTTGACAAATGGAAGGTAGACCATGTGCACTGTGGTCGAGATACCCTAGTAACTAACCACACCACACTTGGAGAAGCATTTTCTTCAGAACCAGACCAAGGCGAGAAAGGACAAGTGGGCAGCTAAGCCAGAGGGGTGGCAAGAAGACCCACTTACAATCAGTGAGCAAGAGAGAGGTGTGCCCGACATCTCCAGGCCAACGGAGGGGTTCACATGTGCTTCCTCAGGTTTATAAATGGAAATGCTTGACTTAAACTGTTTGGGTACAAAGACTACTCATGCTGGACTCCAAACAAACACGTTTAATACGTGTAATTAGTTCCTTTTTCTGAAAAGGAACTGGATATTCTTAAGACTTTCACTACGCAAAGTGACTGTTAAAATGCAATCAAACTGATAGCTCATGAAATCCTAATCTTGAGATGATCTAATGactaaaaaaagatgaaagcacTGGGAGGGACACTGAACATGGGCTAAAGTCATATCCTCAACCAGCTTTTCTCCtttctgacacacacacacacacacacacattatccCAGAGCAATTTTAATGTCAGTGAACATATTTTGAAGGAACAACTTCAAGTAAAAGCCGCAAATCATCTCCTTTGCTCTGAGAGGAGAGCTCGCCTTGCTGGCACCACGTTGGAGCTCTGCAGGTCCGGTCGTGCTCTGAGCATCTTTGCTAAGTCACACCCTGCTGCCCAGACTTAGGTACAAGGTGGAGCAGCGCAGCTGCGTGTGGCACCCTGGAAAATTCTAGCTTCACGCTTTGGCTAGGATGTGAGTCACACACTCACAGATATATTGTAAAGCCTTCCAAATCAAATGACTCTTGGCAAAACTGACTAAATAGCAACACAAAAGGTCTAAGGCCGAGGTGGCAAAGCTgggaaagaacagaagaaaatctgGGCCCGGAATGGTGGATTCTAGGATGCTGTTAATGTAAGTCAAACCTTTTGGATGAGATCCCCGCAGGTGCATATTAGTCATTTTGGGGAAATGAATTAACTGTTTTGAATCATGGGGACATGTGTTGAGAAGCCAAAGCTTGGACTGACATGAAGGTGAGTTGTAGGAGGAGACGCTGGCCTATCAAACACTAAACTCTGAAGAGGATGGTCCACGGCTATTTACCTGAATGATAAATCCCATCACACAGAATCTTGTGCCTTCCTCCTCCAGCTTCAGGCCCCTGGGTATCCTTCCCCAAATTATAAGAAAGTATGGACAGTATTATTATCTTTTGACTGAAAGTGTGTTActtatacattttcttttgggATATTTCTCTTCCAGCTATCTTCAAAAGCTGATGGAAACCAGCTACAAAGAGAATGTTGATATCTGGTCAGTGGGCTGCATCATGGGAGAGCTGGTGAAAGGTTGTATGATATTTCAAGGCACTGATCGTATCCTTCCCGGGTTCCTTCCTGGCCATGGTTTCCATTAATACCAAAGGCAGCAGGAGCTTGAAAGGAAAATGCTATAACTCTAGATTGTATTCTAAGGGGGTCTTGACTATGTTTGTTAAATTACTTACTGTCACACACCAAATGGTtcacttttatgttttcttttttacttgacTACCTATAAtgattttattgaggtatagaaTTAAGTTAAACCAATTTATATCAGttcttatttttatgaaaaatagctTATAAGAAATGCTTTTACTCTTTGACAAATGTATTctgatatttaaatgaaaatactgtTAATTCAGTTAATTTATCTAGAAATTTGTTGTCTAAATTTAATAGGCCAATATTCTTGTATAATTTGTTTAATATACTATTTCATTAGTTACCAGGATGCATTAAAGTATTTTCCTCCAAAGTAAGAATGGAAGCACACTACAtaagacctaaatgcaaaagaTTAAAGTGAAAAGtttgtgaggggaaaaaaaaaaaaaaaaagctggtggAAACCAGTTAAAGGGATAAAAAAGGGGTACAAAAAGCATCACCATCACTAGTTTCTTCTCAGTATACACCCTttcaataaaatgcatttttacttCTAGCTCTAAAAAGTTATTGTGACCAATGAATATCATGGAAGACACCACGTGCTATAACATTTGGCAAGGTATGTGAAAGCCATGTGCTGGCCATCCCGCTCTCCTGTCAACAGGAACCTGGAAAAGGGAGCCAAGCACATGACGAAGGCTGGAGGCACCGTCTCACCCTTTGCCACAGCAGCACATGTATGGGACCTCGGAAACTGAGAGCCAGGAGTGACTCAGCTGCTGTCTGGGAGAACCCCttcatctgcagaggaggaggctggggcccAAGGAGGTCCAACATCATGACCCTGTCACATGACCATTTGCTTTGCTGACTGACCATCAGCTTAGCGACTGGCCACGGTGAGAAGGGCCGTGATCAACCATCTCTGCACTCTGTCAAAGGATCACACGGTGCAGAAGAGGATTTCAGACAGGTGAGAAAGACCAGCCTTGTGTCAACCCCACACCTGCTCCAGGTGCTTGGTCCATCCTTTATGACCAGTCAGGACTATAATCCCTGCTCACCTGGAAAAGTcactttaacttctttttttaatacaaagaaCACTTTCCCCCAAACAAAGAGGTAGGAAATTTCTGGTTTAAACACTAGAGTAGCATATGCAATAGTGTCAGTTTCCAAAGGAACAACACCAAAATAAAGCAGGCATATATCTGTTGGGGAGAACACAACTGTTTTCCAAGGATTAAATATCATTCAAGATTTATTGTTcaccaatgaaaatgaaaaaagctaATATTCCTTTTAAGAGCAGCTTATtgcatttaaaatagtaaaaagttttaaggatgtactgtatagcatagagaactatattccatatcttataataacctataatgaaaaagaatctgaaaaagaatatacgtgTGTGAGtacttatatatatgtgtatgtacacctgaatcactttgctgtacaactgaaacactgtaaatccactatactccaatttaaaaaaaaaatagtgaaaagttTTCCAgtacctctttcttttcttcagaaaaCCAGCTGGTATCTTTGTTTGAACCTTGCGGAGATATATGAAGATCCACCAGGACAGCAAAATTCCCACACTGAAAGACATTAATGGTAGACTTAGCTCATGCCCAGCAAACAATGAGAGACAATCTCACGAATTCCTATGTGGTTGCTCACGATGAAATGGCAACAAAGTTCACTACTGGACAGAAACGTTAATATGGGGCAGGGTAAAACTCATAACCTGTTGCTTTTTTCAAGTTTAATATTTATGATAGAAATGCTAgggagaaatttaattttaataaggaTTAGAAAGACAAAATGTCTATCTCTGGGCCGCATCTTGAAGGGGGATGTCCAGAAATCCAGCAGCAGTCGTAAGGCTATTAAACACTGAGAACAGTTAAATAGGTCAGTACTAGTAGGCTCTAGAAAAGAGTGAATCCATGGACAGCCAGGGGAATTCTTTCTTCCGGATAGGAGAGAACAGAACTCGCTGCATTTTTAGACAGAGAAAAGGATTGGCTGGTACCATACATCTTGGACTAGAACCAGAAGcacagacaaatgaaaaagaaccaaGAAGAGGAAGGTAGATGCTGAATGACAGTTATCAAAGCTAAATAAGTTTCATTAAAACATGCTACAAAACTGTGCAAAGCCCGTCTCCTTTCTTATTTGATAGGCTAGTGCTGTCTAGCACtttggaaaaaatggaaatcttCTCTATCTGCACTGTTCAACAGGGAAGCCTTATGtggttattgagcacttgaaatgcggCTATTGTGACTGAGAAgctgaacttttaattttatttcatttcaatctaatttaaatagccacatgtggctagcagCTCTGCGGCATGGCTACAGACCTTGTAAAAACGTGTAGCTTCATAAACCCTCACACTGTATGAGTAATCTGAGAATCTCAAGGTAACTATGGACGAATTAACTTAGAGAGGCACTGTGGATTGGTTATGGCCAGCAGGGAAAGTCACATTTGTACCTCTTTGgctaaacaattttttaaaaacttctgtgctaTAATTCagtggtaaaaaatatatatatattttcaacaaatggtatgaGAATACCAATTATAATacggaaagaaaatgaaacttgacaCCCACTTCATACTGTACACAGAAACTGACTTGAGATGAATCACAGACATAAACGTAAAAAACCAAATCTATCTTCCCAAACTTGGAGTAGGAAAAGATCTCATTAGACAGGATCCAGAAAGcactaattataaaagaaaaaatcattacCTGGACTTGATCAAAATTAACAACTTCTGCTCCTCAAAAAACACcatggggggaat contains:
- the LOC130833256 gene encoding protein SLX4IP-like, producing MASKKFAVKCGNFAVLVDLHISPQGSNKDTSWFSEEKKEEVCLLLKETIDSRVKEYLGVRKQHKPSNTEFTRSNPLSLKDLSNGSVLHHGIDASHMMPAGNSTAQDSRHGKVTETSLPKGSEPSVVLPF